From the genome of Haladaptatus paucihalophilus DX253, one region includes:
- a CDS encoding zinc-dependent alcohol dehydrogenase yields MKAIVQTGREEVEVQEVKRQSPSADEVLVRVKYAGVCGSDVHAYLQMDGFEWVKMPRVMGHEYAGTVVETGENVTRFSVGETVVEIPIHPCGECHQCEIGEENVCQNTTLVGMETDGAYSEYTTVDANQLIAIPDAIETRHAAVTEPLAIAARAAYERADVTPGDSILVQGPGPIGMLIAALLDSLGAHVIVSGLGKDTKYRLPLAKELGIETVDISETDLGEYIERETDSIGVDTVFDTTGHKSGVETAVDYARKGGEVIVVGLPGESSELFFSPIVRGELDIKTSYGATRENYKQAVNVLEVGAIDVETIIDTSYESDGPASAFEDFLAGQTCKPMFSFQ; encoded by the coding sequence ATGAAAGCCATCGTTCAGACTGGTCGTGAAGAGGTGGAAGTCCAAGAAGTAAAACGGCAGAGTCCAAGCGCCGACGAGGTTTTAGTTCGCGTCAAGTACGCTGGCGTCTGTGGCAGCGACGTCCACGCATATCTACAAATGGATGGCTTCGAGTGGGTGAAGATGCCGCGCGTGATGGGACACGAGTACGCGGGTACGGTCGTCGAAACCGGCGAGAATGTCACCCGTTTTTCGGTCGGTGAGACGGTGGTCGAAATCCCGATCCATCCCTGTGGAGAGTGTCACCAGTGCGAGATTGGTGAGGAGAACGTCTGTCAGAATACGACGCTCGTCGGGATGGAGACCGACGGTGCTTACTCGGAGTACACGACTGTCGACGCGAACCAGCTCATCGCGATTCCCGATGCGATTGAAACACGCCACGCAGCAGTTACAGAGCCCCTCGCGATTGCAGCGCGAGCAGCCTATGAGCGGGCGGACGTTACTCCTGGAGATTCCATCCTCGTCCAAGGACCAGGGCCGATCGGTATGCTGATCGCCGCTCTGCTCGACTCACTTGGAGCACATGTTATCGTCTCCGGACTCGGAAAAGATACGAAATACCGTCTACCGCTCGCCAAAGAACTCGGGATAGAGACCGTCGATATCAGCGAGACGGACCTTGGTGAGTACATTGAGAGGGAGACCGATAGTATTGGCGTCGACACCGTGTTCGACACGACCGGCCACAAAAGTGGGGTTGAGACAGCTGTCGACTACGCGCGAAAAGGCGGTGAGGTAATTGTCGTCGGCCTCCCCGGGGAGTCGAGTGAATTGTTTTTCTCACCGATCGTCCGCGGTGAACTTGATATCAAGACCTCCTACGGAGCGACTCGGGAGAATTACAAGCAGGCGGTGAACGTGCTTGAGGTCGGTGCTATCGACGTGGAAACTATCATCGACACCAGTTACGAAAGCGACGGGCCTGCGTCAGCGTTCGAGGACTTCCTTGCTGGACAAACCTGCAAGCCGATGTTCTCGTTCCAATAG